Proteins encoded together in one Kwoniella shandongensis chromosome 3, complete sequence window:
- a CDS encoding myosin-1 encodes MAPSKKAGKKGGLGGLLSHGGGGGSSATGGGGAKAQKGIQKADWSEGFKKKKAAGVPDMTLLSTITNDAINDNLKQRFNNQEIYTYIAHVLISVNPFRDLGIYTTETLNSYRGKNRLEMSPHVFAIAESAYYRMTTEKENQCVIISGESGAGKTEAAKRIMQYIAAVSGGDGGGGGIESVKEMVLATNPLLESFGCAKTLRNDNSSRHGKYLEIMFNSMGQPVGAQITNYLLEKNRVVGQIEDERDFHIFYQFTKGASPEQKEAFGLQGPEAYAYISRSGCLDVKSINDVNDFHETLMTQRAMQIIGLSADEQNSIFKILATILWLGNVDFVEGEDGNAAVADTGVTDFAAYLMEVDPSKLQKVLLTRIMETQRGGRRGSVYEVPLNVAQASSGRDALSKALYNNLFEWIVSRVNVSMKPQSASEYVISVLDIYGFEIFQDNSFEQLCINYVNEKLQQIFIELTLKAEQEEYVREQIKWTPIKCEFHALEDKRPAGIFATLNDATATAHADPSAADNSFIQRSNMLTSNPNFESRGNKFLIKHYAGDVLYNVQGMTDKNKDQLLRDILELIEGSKDDFLHTLFPEKLSANLLVDNLMKCQPHYIRTIKPNQHRSPTEYDDKAILHQIKYLGLQENIRVRRAGFAYRAEFSKMIQRFYLLSPSTSYAGDYIWEGDDRSGCERILTDAKISKDEWQMGVTKAFIKNPETLFYLEGERDRYWHTMASRIQRAWRAYVRRKQEAATTIQRFWRNQKEALVYERKRDYGHEMLAGRKERRRFSLLGMRKFMGDYLDVGGKSAQGELLRNAAAISRPAAETVLFSSRAELLVSKLGRSSKLSPRFLIISDKAIYFVVSASKDGRVTTSLERKIPLVTLKAIAMTNLRDDFVAFNVPPCEEGDPVFTCIFKTEMTCVILGLTGGSVAVNIGPSIDYAKKKDKRAAIKAQKDESVRGEATYKSHTISVGSGEPPNSVSYPMPPRMPKTKKAPRAASSSRPTTRPTAKVLPGATKPSAPAAVASFAAAPAATLKAPVAHAVAGAGRAPPAIPGRGAPPPPPPPPPPAGPPKELYKALYNFAGQPGEMQLVKGETVEVKEKDDNGWWMVVKNGQEGWAPSNYLKLIESAPPPPPPPPPAARRPRPAAPASNGAASNNSSPASSRPNSVLGKAAPPAIKAKPAIPAKPSIGAKPPALGAKVPPAAGGVGGRPPVPAAAKVQPKTGTRPGTIAKPDAPSGQLDLSAV; translated from the exons ATG GCGCCGTCCAAGAAAGCCGGCAAGAAGGGCGGTCTCGGTGGACTCCTGTCCcacggaggaggtggaggcagtAGTGCAAcaggaggcggaggtgccAAAGCTCAGAAAGGTATTCAAAAG GCCGATTGGAGTGAAGGTTTCAAGAAAAAGAAAGCTGCAGGTGTACCGGATATGACGTTGCTGAGCACAATCACCAACGATGCTATTAACGATAATCTCAAACAACGTTTCAACAACCAAGAGATCTAC ACATATATTGCTCATGTGCTCATCTCCGTCAACCCTTTCCGAG ATCTCGGTATCTACACCACCGAAACCCTCAACTCCTACCGGGGGAAGAACCGACTCGAGATGTCCCCTCACGTATTCGCCATCGCCGAATCGGCCTATTATCGAATGACAACCGAAAAGGAGAACCAATGTGTGATCATCTCTGGAGAGTCGGGTGCTGGAAAGACAGAAGCCGCCAAACGGATCATGCAGTATATCGCGGCTGTTTCGGGAGGCGATGGAGGCGGGGGTGGGATTGAGAGTGTGAAAGAGATGGTGTTGGCTACAAATCCGTTGTTGGAGAGTTTCGGTTGTGCGAAGACTCTGAGAAATGACAACTCGAGTAGACAT GGAAAATACCTTGAGATCATGTTCAACTCAATGGGACAGCCAGTCGGAGCGCAGATCACTAATTACCTGCTAGAAAAG AACCGAGTCGTTGGACAAatcgaggatgagcgagatttCCACATCTTCTACCAGTTCACAAAGGGTGCCAGTCCTGAGCAGAAGG AGGCTTTCGGTCTGCAAGGTCCTGAGGCTTATGCATACATCAGCCGAAGTGGTTGTCTTGACGTCAAGAGCATCAACGATGTCAACGACTTCCACGAGACTCTG ATGACGCAGCGTGCCATGCAAATCATTGGTCTTTCCGCCGACGAACAAAACTCCATTTTCAAAATCCTCGCTACCATCCTTTGGCTCGGCAATGTCGATTTCgtagagggtgaagatgggaacgCTGCCGTTGCGGATACTGGAGTAACGGACTTTGCCGCGTACTTGATGGAGGTCGATCCATCGAAATTGCAAAAGGTGTTGTTGACGAGAATTATGGAGACgcaaagaggtggaaggagaggaagtgtgTATGAAGTGCCATTGAACGTCGCCCAAGCATCATCAGGACGAGATGCTTTGTCAAAAGCTTT ATATAACAACCTATTCGAGTGGATCGTCAGCCGAGTAAACGTGTCGATGAAACCACAATCAGCTTCAGAATATGTCATTAGTGTCTTGGATATCTA TGGCTTCGAGATCTTCCAA GATAACAGCTTCGAACAACTCTGTATCAACTACGTCAACGAGAAGCTACAGCAGATCTTCATCGAGTTGACCTTGAAAGCAGAGCAAGAAGAATATGTTCGAGAGCAAATCAAGTGGACTCCCATCAAATGTGAGTTTCACGCACTTGAA GATAAACGACCCGCTGGTATCTTCGCTACTCTGAACGACGCAACGGCAACCGCTCATGCCGATCCTTCCGCTGCCGACAACTCCTTCATTCAGCGTTCAAATATGCTCACATCGAACCCCAACTTCGAGTCGAGAGGAAACAAGTTTTTGATCAAGCACTACGCCGGAGATGTGTTGTACAATGTGCAGGGAATGACCGATAAGAACAAGGATCAGCTCTTGAGAGATATTCTTGAATTGATCGAGGGAAGCAAGGACGATTTCCTGCATACGCTCTTCCCTGAGAAG CTCTCCGCCAACCTACTTGTCGACAACTTGATGAA ATGTCAACCACATTACATCCGTACCATCAAGCCTAATCAGCACCGATCTCCCACCGAGTACGACGATAAAGCTATTCTGCACCAGATCAAGTATTTGGGTCTGCAAGAGAATATCAGAGTTCGAAGAGCTGGTTTCGCGTATCGAGCAGAGTTCTCGAAGATGattcagag ATTCTACCTCCTTtcaccttcaacatcatATGCCGGTGACTATATTTGGGAAGGCGATGATCGGTCTGGTTGTGAGCGAATCCTGACCGATGCGAAAATCTCGAAAGACGAGTGGCAGATGGGTGTGACCAAGGCGTTTATCAAGAATCCCGAGACA CTGTTCTATCtcgaaggagagcgagatcgTTACTGGCACACCATGGCGTCACGTATTCAGCGAGCTTGGCGAGCGTATGTTCGACGCAAGCAAGAGGCTGCCACCACGATCCAACGTTTCTGGCGCAACCAGAAAGAAGCGCTTGTGTATGAGAGGAAGCGCGACTATGGTCACGAGATGCTGGCAggcaggaaggagaggagaagattcAGTCTTCTGGGTATGAGGAAGTTCATGGGTGATTACCTCGACGTTGGAGGCAAGAGTGCTCAGGGAGAACTGCTCAGGAATGCGGCTGCTATCAGTC GACCAGCCGCGGAAACTGTGCTCTTCAGCTCGAGAGCGGAACTATTGGTCTCGAAATTGGGTCGATCCAGTAAACTCAGTCCAcgattcctcatcatc TCCGACAAGGCTATCTACTTCGTCGTTTCGGCTTCGAAGGATGGTCGTGTGACTACCAGTCTGGAAAGGAAGATCCCGCTTGTAACTCTCAAAGCAATTGCGATGACTAACCTCCGAGACGACTTCGTG gcCTTCAACGTTCCTCCttgcgaagaaggcgaccCTGTCTTTACATGTATCTTCAAGACAGAGATGACCTGCGTCATCCTCGGCCTGACGGGAGGAAGCGTTGCTGTCAACATTGGTCCCTC AATTGACtatgccaagaagaaggacaagcgAGCGGCGATCAAAGCTCAGAAGGATGAGTCGGTCAGGGGAGAGGCTACATACAAATCGCATACTATCAGTGTGGGATCCGGTGAACCTCCAAACAGCG TATCGTACCCTATGCCACCACGAAtgccgaagacgaagaaggctCCCAGAGCTGCATCCTCA AGTCGACCTACTACTCGTCCCACGGCCAAGGTACTACCTGGTGCTACAAAGCCTTCTGCTCCGGCCGCTGTGGCCTCTTTTGCTGCGGCTCCCGCTGCCACCCTAAAAGCACCAGTCGCACATGCTGTTGCCGGTGCTGGACGAGCACCACCTGCGATTCCTGGCCGTGGtgctcctccacccccacctccccctcctccaccagctggGCCACCCAAGGAGTTATACAAGGCCTTGTACAACTTTGCAGGTCAGCCGGGTGAGATGCAGTTGGTCAAGGGTGAGACGGTcgaagtgaaggagaaggatgacaATG GGTGGTGGATGGTTGTCAAAAACGGTCAAGAAGGTTGGGCCCCGTCTAACTA TCTCAAACTTATCGAATCAGCTCcgcctccccctccacctccacctcccgcGGCTCGACGTCCACGTCCTGCCGCACCTGCGAGCAATGGCG CTGCGTCAAATAACTCTTCACCGGCGTCATCACGGCCCAACTCTGTGCTTGGGAAAGCAGCGCCTCCAGCTATCAAGGCGAAGCCTGCGATTCCGGCCAAACCTTCAATTGGTGCGAAGCCTCCTGCTCTTGGTGCAAAGGTCCCGCCTGCAGCTGGTGGAGTGGGTGGCAGACCTCCTGTACCTGCTGCTGCTAAAGTTCAGCCTAAGACTGGAACGAGACCTGGCACTATCGCTAAGCCTGATGCTCCATCGGGTCAACTGGATTTGTCAGCAGTGTAA
- a CDS encoding mitochondrial 54S ribosomal protein mL40, with product MSNPARLRPLAASAARPLLRRNYAAKPTPTNPNLVQSSDSRSDLLRQTLYPADSYAPTSSSPTGTYHPDHLARLQAVIPSSEAYETIERAWQLYQRTLRKQRQTSLEAKYDSMVKACDELEAITNPANGGAESETGKGGKYHRRVYEWATADVRQAERRGEQPRGKKTVEQRWKETRVEGLVPRESWVPVESRGKGWDYSWTRPGHSK from the coding sequence ATGTCCAACCCTGCTCGACTTCGACCTCTCGCTGCTTCGGCGGCACGACCTCTCTTGCGTCGAAATTACGCTGCCAAACCCACACCTACCAATCCCAACCTGGTCCAATCTTCCGACTCTCGATCTGACCTCCTTCGACAAACTCTTTACCCGGCCGATTCTTACGctcctacttcttcctcacctaCTGGTACATACCACCCTGATCATCTTGCACGATTACAAGCTGtcatcccatcttctgaGGCATACGAGACGATCGAACGTGCTTGGCAATTATATCAAAGAACGTTGAGAAAACAACGTCAGACCTCCCTCGAGGCGAAATACGATTCGATGGTCAAAGCTTGCGACGAACTAGAAGCAATTACGAACCCGGCAAACGGAGGTGCGGAGAGTGAGACtggaaaaggagggaaaTACCACCGTAGAGTCTACGAATGGGCTACAGCAGATGTTAGACAAGCTGAACGAAGGGGCGAACAaccaaggggaaagaaaacGGTGGAAcagagatggaaagagacCAGAGTGGAAGGTTTGGTCCCCAGAGAGAGTTGGGTACCAGTGGAGAGCAGAGGAAAGGGTTGGGACTATTCTTGGACAAGGCCAGGACACAGCAAGTAG